GCGACGGTGGTGCCCAGTGCTGCATCGACCATCGGTACCCGCACGGTGCAGTGCAGATCCTCGCCGTCGCGCACGAACACGTCGTGCTGCTGCTCGACCACCTCGACGTACAGGTCGCCCGCCGGCCCACCGCCGGGGCCGACCTCGCCCTGCGCGGCCAGCCGGATACGCATCCCACCGGCGACACCCGCGGGAACCTTCACGGTGATGTCCCGCCGGGCACGCACGCGTCCGTCGCCGCCACACTTGCGGCACGGGTCCGGGATGACCTCACCGGCGCCGCGGCAGGTCGGGCAGGGCCGGGACGTCATGACCTGCCCGAGGAACGACCGCTGCACGGACTGGACCTCGCCCGCACCACCACACGTCTCACACCGCACGGGCTTGGAGTCGCCGTTGGTGCCGGAGCCGGTACACAGGTCGCACAGGATCGCGGTGTCCACGGTGACCTGCTTGGTGATCCCGGTCGCGCACTCCTCGAGCGTGAGTTTGGTGCGCAGTAGCGAGTCGGCACCGGGCTGCACTCGGCCGCGCGGGCCGCGACCTGCGGTGCCGCCGCCACCGAAGAACGCCTCGAACACGTCGCCGAGGCCGCCCCCGAAACCACCACCGAAGCCCGCGCCCCCGGCGCCGCCGCCGTTGGACAT
This genomic interval from Rhodococcus triatomae contains the following:
- the dnaJ gene encoding molecular chaperone DnaJ, which gives rise to MARDYYATLGVDPKATDQEIKRAYRKLARELHPDVNPDEAAQTRFKEISTAYEVLSDPEKRRIVDLGGDPMSNGGGAGGAGFGGGFGGGLGDVFEAFFGGGGTAGRGPRGRVQPGADSLLRTKLTLEECATGITKQVTVDTAILCDLCTGSGTNGDSKPVRCETCGGAGEVQSVQRSFLGQVMTSRPCPTCRGAGEVIPDPCRKCGGDGRVRARRDITVKVPAGVAGGMRIRLAAQGEVGPGGGPAGDLYVEVVEQQHDVFVRDGEDLHCTVRVPMVDAALGTTVAVETILDGTETLVVDPGTQPGSQTVLRGHGMPKLRSGVRGDLYAHLEVVVPSRLDGKESKLLEEFRAVRERDVAEVVTSGSKNTGGLFSRLREAFTGR